Below is a genomic region from Isosphaeraceae bacterium EP7.
CCTTGATCTTCTCCAGGTCGTAATGGTCGGCGTCCAGCACCTTCCGCGCCCGTTTCAGGTCGAGCCGGTCGCGGCTGGCCTTGCTCCAGGGGAGGGTCGCGAGCCAGTCGAGGTACGTCCGGACGATCGAGTACTCGGCCGAACTGGGGTGCATCCCGGCGAGGCGTTCCATCTCGCGTTCGGCCTCGACCAGCACGTCGGCGGGGGGCTTGGCCTTCTCGATCCGGCTCCAGAGTTCGTCGAGCTCGGGGTTATCCCCCTCGCCTTCGCCGAGTTCTTCCTGGATGGCCTTGATCTGCTGACGGAGGAAGTGGTCGCGCTGGGCCTTGGTGATCTCGCTGCCGACCTGCGCCTGGATCTTGCTCGAAAGCTCCAGGATGGCCAGCTGGCGTGCGAGGTACTGGCCGAGCTTCTCGAGCCGCACCTTGACGTCAACCTCGGCGAGGAGGTTCTGCTTCTCCTCGACGGTGAACGGCAGGCTGGAGCCGAGCAGGTCGGCGAGCCGGCCGGGCTCGCGCGTATTCATCGCGGCGACCTGAAGCTCCTCGGGCACCTGGCCGCTCTGCTCGATCATCCGCTGGAAGAGGAGGTTGACGTGGTGAACCAGGGCGTCGGCCTCGACCCCCTCGACTTCGACATCCTCGCAGGGCTCGACCCGGCCGATCAGGAACGGCTCGGTCTGGAGGATCTCGACAAGCCGGCCGCGGACGAGCCCCTGGCAGACGATCCGGGTCGATCCGTCGGGGAACTTCAGCATCTTCAGGACGGAGCCCAGGCAGACCGTCGGATACAGGTCGTTCAGGGAGGGTTCGTCGATGTCTGGCTGGCGCTGGGTGACCAGGCCGACCATCTTGGTGCCGAGGAGCACCTCATCGACGAGCCGGATTCCCTGCGGCCGGTTGACGACCAGCGGGACGACGGTCTGGGGGAACACGACGTCGGTGCGAAGCGGGAGCAGGGGCAGCCGATCGAGGGTCGGTGGGACCGACTCCTCGCGGTCGGAAAGGACCAATGCCAGGCCCGTCGCCGAGGCGTCGGGGGCGACTGCACCCTGGCCGGCGGGGTCGGATTTCGCGGGGTTGCGCCTGGATTTCTTCTTCATAGCCTTCCACGACGGGCAACATGATCGACCGGGCGGGCTGCATTCCGCCTTCGGACCGGAGGTGCCGCTCCCCGGAATGATTGTTAACCGCTGCCCGGCCGAAAGGAAGGGCCGTCGCCCGGCCCGGCCGCAGTTTGAGGGCCACCCATGCCGGGACGTGGCGATTACACCGTCATTTCCGCCACCAATCCCCGTCTTCGTCGCCGCCAAATCCGCCGTAACGCGAATGCTGATGCAAGGCTTGGAGACGCTGAAAGTTGATCAGGCCAAGATAAGCGCAAAACATCGCATTAATCTGTTGATTACGAGAGAAGAGAAATGCCGCCAGGCCACCGGCCACCAACAGCGAGGCGACGTGGGCCCATCGCATCCCGTTGCGGCGGCTGGCCATGCCGAGCACAACTCCCGTGATTTGTCCGCCGTCAAGCGGCCAGATCGGGAACAGGTTGACGATGCTCCAGACGAGGTTGATCCATAACATCGAGGTGAGCACTTCGAGGGCGATCGGGTTGTCCCGAAGCTGTTCCCAGCGGATCAGGCCCGTCTCCAGGAGCCCGAAGTTGATGACGGCGAAGATGAGCAACCCCGCGCCGGGCCCTGCGAATAGGACCGCGAGCCGCTTCCAGGGCGATTGGTGCTCGATATCGGAATAGCAGAGGCCGCCCATGCCGTAGAGCACGATGGAAGGGCGACTGCCGAAGGACTTCGAAGTCAGGCCGTGTCCCAGCTCGTGGGCCAGGATCGAGACGAACGCGCAGCCCACGAAGACGAGCATGCTCTGGTAGTTGCCGTCGCTCCAGCCCAGGAGCGCCATGATCCCCCAGAAGAAGGGATGGACCCGGACCGGGATCCCCAGGACCCGGAAATTGAGGTCGAAGTCGGTCGTCTCCGGGATTCCGAACATGCGCGTGCGGCCTCGTCTAGCGTGATCTCTGGCGAAACGACCAGGTTAGGGCGTGAGTCGCCCGCCGACAAGCGGGGCCTGCCCGGGATCAATCAGCCGTCCGCGTCGCCGCTGGGCCGATCGCCGGCCGGCAAGGCCGCGAGCCTCGCCAGAATGACGTTGAGGTCGACGGGCTTGACGAGGTGAGAGTCGAAGCCCGCATCACGCGACTTGCGGCGGTCATCTTCCTGCCCATAGCCCGACACGGCCAGCAGGACGAGACCCGGGAGTTTGCCCGAGCCCCGCAATCTGCGGGCGACCTCGTAACCGTCGATGCTCGGCAGGCCGATGTCCAGCAAGATCACCTGGGGGAAGAACTGGAACGCCGTCTCCAACGCCTCCAGGCCATCGTGGGCGACGCGGACCTCGTGCCCGGCCAGCCCGAGGAGCCTGGCCATCCCGCGCGCCGTGTCGGGGCTGTCGTCGACGACCAGGATCCGCCTGCGACTCATTCCTCGGGCCCCTGCGGCCGAAGACGGCGCGAGATTGATCGACTCCGAGGGTGACAGGCGTGGCAAACGGATGGTGAACTCGGCCCCTTTGCCGGGGCCATCGCTGACCACCGACGCGGTCCCACCGTGCAGTTGCGCCAGCCGCCTGACCAGCGAGAGTCCCACGCCCAGGCCTCCCTGCGACCGGTCCAGAGACTGGTCGGCCTGGATGAAGAGTTCGAAGACGTGGGGCAGGATCTTCGAGTCGAGCCCCACGCCCGTATCCCGGACGCGTACCGCCGCGGTCTCCCCCTCGATCGCGGTCGAGACCCAGATCCGGCCCCCGGGCTCGGTGTACTTGGCGGCATTGGTCAGGAGATTTTCGAGGATCTGCTCCAACCGGGTTGGGTCGGCGTCGACGTCGACGGGCCCGGGGGGCGAGGAGATCTCGAGCTGGTGCCCCTTGGACGAGATCAGGGGCAGCGTGGCCTCGACGGCACGCGAGACTGCCTCGCGCAGGTCGAGCGGCTCTTTGCGGAGCTGGATCTTGCCGACGGCGATGCGCGAGACGTCGAGCAGGTCTTCCAGCAACCGGCTGAGGTGCTTGACCTGACGCTCGATGACGTCGCCCGACCATTCGAGGTCGGCCGGCTCGACGCCCCCTCGGCGCAGCAGCACGACGGCGTTGGAGATGGCGGCCAGCGGGTTTCTCAGCTCGTGCGCCAGCATCGTCAGGAACTCATCCTTGCGGCGGCTGGCGTCCTCGGCCTCGGCCCGCGCCCCTTGCTCGCGGATCAGCCTGGCCTGGCCCTCCACGAGCTGCCGCTCGGTACGCACCTGCGCCATCACGCGTGCCACGCACGGGAGGAGATAGTCGAGGTAGTCGGCCGTCTTGGGCAGGAAGTCGCGGATGCCGACGCGGATGGCCTCGCCCAGGACCGCCTCGTCGCCGAATCCTGTGATCAGGATCGACGGCACGGCCAGGCCGAGCGTCTTCAGCTCGGCATAGAAGTCCAGGCCATTGGTGTGGTCAGTCAGCTTGTAATCCAGCAGCATCAGGCCGATGCCGCCGCGCCTCAGGGCGTCGCGGGCCTCGGCCGCCGAGGCCGCGACGACGACGTCGTAGTCGGCCTTGCGCAGCCGACGGCTCTCCAGCATGGCGATGCCGGGGTCGTCCTCCAGGATCAGGATCGTATCGGCCGTTCCCTCTCCCTTCCCCGCCTCAGCCGTCATGCGTGACCCCGATCTCTGGGGCCCCATTACGCGGCGGGATGCGGACGACCTGGAGGAACAGGCCGAGCTGCTTGATGGCGTTGACGAAGCTGTCGTATTCCACGGGCTTGGTGATGTAGACGTTGCAGCCGAGCTGGTAACACCGTTCGACCTCGCGCGGGTCGTCGGTGGTCGTCAGCATGATCACCGGGATCGAGCAGGTCGACGGCTCGGACTTCAGCCTGCGCAAGACCTCCACGCCGTCGATTCGCGGCATGTTGATGTCCAGCAGCAGCAGGAAGTCCTTGTCCAGCAGCTTGCCGACATATTCCCCCCGCCCGTGGATCAGGTCGAGCGCCTCCTGGCCGTCGCGCACCCGGTAGAAGCCGTTGACGAGCCCGGCTCTCTGGAGGTTCTTGTGGATTAGCGTTGCGTGTCCATCGTCGTCCTCGGCGAGCACGATGGTCAGGGATTTCGGCGTCATCGGGACAGACTCCCCTGGCCGTAGATGGGCCGTTTCCTGGCCTCTTCGGGCGCGGCCCCCGTCGCCTCCGACGGGATCCTGACGTAGAAGGTGCTGCCTTCGCCCGCCTTGGACTCCACCCAGATCTTACCACCGTGGCGCTCGACGACGCGACGGACAATGGCAAGGCCGATCCCCTCCCCCTCGGCCACGCCCGGGTGCAGCCTCTGGAAAGCCTGGAAGAGCTTGGGCATGTGGTCGGCCAGGATC
It encodes:
- a CDS encoding response regulator, which codes for MTAEAGKGEGTADTILILEDDPGIAMLESRRLRKADYDVVVAASAAEARDALRRGGIGLMLLDYKLTDHTNGLDFYAELKTLGLAVPSILITGFGDEAVLGEAIRVGIRDFLPKTADYLDYLLPCVARVMAQVRTERQLVEGQARLIREQGARAEAEDASRRKDEFLTMLAHELRNPLAAISNAVVLLRRGGVEPADLEWSGDVIERQVKHLSRLLEDLLDVSRIAVGKIQLRKEPLDLREAVSRAVEATLPLISSKGHQLEISSPPGPVDVDADPTRLEQILENLLTNAAKYTEPGGRIWVSTAIEGETAAVRVRDTGVGLDSKILPHVFELFIQADQSLDRSQGGLGVGLSLVRRLAQLHGGTASVVSDGPGKGAEFTIRLPRLSPSESINLAPSSAAGARGMSRRRILVVDDSPDTARGMARLLGLAGHEVRVAHDGLEALETAFQFFPQVILLDIGLPSIDGYEVARRLRGSGKLPGLVLLAVSGYGQEDDRRKSRDAGFDSHLVKPVDLNVILARLAALPAGDRPSGDADG
- a CDS encoding response regulator; translated protein: MTPKSLTIVLAEDDDGHATLIHKNLQRAGLVNGFYRVRDGQEALDLIHGRGEYVGKLLDKDFLLLLDINMPRIDGVEVLRRLKSEPSTCSIPVIMLTTTDDPREVERCYQLGCNVYITKPVEYDSFVNAIKQLGLFLQVVRIPPRNGAPEIGVTHDG
- a CDS encoding site-2 protease family protein; its protein translation is MFGIPETTDFDLNFRVLGIPVRVHPFFWGIMALLGWSDGNYQSMLVFVGCAFVSILAHELGHGLTSKSFGSRPSIVLYGMGGLCYSDIEHQSPWKRLAVLFAGPGAGLLIFAVINFGLLETGLIRWEQLRDNPIALEVLTSMLWINLVWSIVNLFPIWPLDGGQITGVVLGMASRRNGMRWAHVASLLVAGGLAAFLFSRNQQINAMFCAYLGLINFQRLQALHQHSRYGGFGGDEDGDWWRK